The sequence TATACTGTTCCAGATAACCGGACAGGTCGTAGAGATTGTCATTTACAGAAACCCTTCTTAATTCCCGTCTTATGCCGGAGCGGGTCTTTTTTTCAAACTCCAGTCGGGCAAAGGGATAGTGTTTCCGGCTGACATCTATCCCTTCCAGATAAAGATAACCTTCGGTCCCGGTAGTTCCCTTTACGGTGATGCCCTTGACATTGATCTTCTTGACCAGCTTTTTATTGTAGGCATCAAGGGCATCCAGCCGGTAAACCTTGTTATATTCCTGACGGTGGGTGGCCGAATAGTGGACGGTGAACAAAGGCTTAAAAAGCTTTAACGCCTCTACCGTTTTTTTGCCTTCCACCGACTGAGGTTCGTCAATGATCAAAATAGGGTTGGTCTGGGCAATAACATCAATTGGCATACGGGACTGAAACTCGTCCAGCTCCATGTAAATTCTGCGGGCATCTTTTCCCCGGGCGTTAAAGGCCTGGGCGTTTATTATCATCACATTAATCCCCGGATCACCGGCAAACCGGTCGATTTTATGGAGCTGTCGGGAATTGTATATAAAATAGCGGGCCTTCCGCCCGTACTGCTCCATGAAGTGATCTTCCGTTATTTCAAAAGACTTTTTTACCCCTTCCCTGATGGCGATTGATGGGACAACCACAATATATTTTCCCCAGCCGTATCTTTCAAACAGCTCAAACATGGTTTTGATATAGACGTAGGTCTTCCCTGTTCCCGTTTCCATCTCCACCGTCAGGTTATATTGCCCTTCTAATTTAGGAGATATCTTAAGCCCGTTTCGGGCCTGAACTTTCTTGATATTGTCAAAGACTTCCGCCGGCGTCAGTTCGATGGGCCTATTTCTGAACCCTGTGACTTCATAGGGAATAGCGATCTGTAGTCCGGAATCTATGTATCCCCTATCCAAAGTAAAGCGAGACCGTTCGTTGGGCTGTCCGATAAAACAGTCCACCACAGCATTGACTGCATCTGTCTGGAATTGCTGAATTTTAAATTTCAACTTCACCGGCTCTCACCTTCCTTACTAAATAACCCTAATTTCTGTGCTGGGGGAAAGCATCTTGAACAGCTCCTCTGCGCTGATCCGCGCTGCATCATCGGCAAAGGAACCGTCCTGGAACACCACCCGCAAAGGTTTTTCCTCAGCAATCTCGCGGACCAGCTCCCCGGAAACACCTTCATCGAAACAGGCCACCAGGGAGTTGCCGGCCACGAAATGAACTTCCCTGCCCAAAATGTTCCTTTTTTCCATGGGCAGGGAGAGCTCCAGACCGCATTCCAGCATGACCTGGATCAAAAGGTCTTCCCCCTTCCGGTCTTCCTTGATGTTGGATACCATCGTTTCTAACTGCTGCTGCGACAATTCCTCGGGTCGGTAATAGACGTCCTTCATGTTTGAGGAGTCCACTTTAAACACCCGGAAACCGTAGTCAATATCGGCACCGGTTTCTTCTTTTATCCTTTTTGCGGCCCTTCTGATACGTTCTTTGCCGATTTCAGAGATGTTCTTAAACCCGGCCTTGTAAGCTGCAGAGTCTTCAGGACATGGCTCGGGCAGCTGCACCATGATGTATTTACGGCTGCCCCCGTCTTCGGCATTGAGCTGCATGACGGCATGGGCAGTAGTGGCGGAACCGGAGAAGAAGTCAAGGATAATACCATTTTTATCATTTAAAAGTTCTAAAATATATTTTATTAAAGCTACCGGTTTAGGATGTTGAATAATATCTTCATTGGTATCGAATAATTTTCTAAGTTCATTAGTTCCGGTTTTTGCATCTCCTATTTTAGTTATAATATTTGTGACAGTTTTAATTCTGTTTATTTTCTTGTATTGCGGTATTCCCTTACTGTTAAAGAATATTTCGACATACTCCTGGCCTTTTTTATCAAATACTTTATTACCTTTCAATAATTCAATTATTATATTGGGGGATGACCACATGGCTTTTAATTTCACATCATTTGCTAATTTCCCATCTTTGAAAACCATTTTGTCACTTATTATTTCAATGGGTTCTGAGACCCCCCCGATGGTCCCGGACAGTTCTATATCCTCCCCCTCATACCTCAAACCCTTAGGAAAGGTTAAGACAAACTCTCTATGTTCAACCTTTGTAATTCTCGAATTTATAACATTTGGTTCTTTTAAAATGATTTCAAAATTTTCAATCGAATCTTTATTTTTTGCATAACATAGCAGGAATTCATTCAGAATTCTAACCCTGCCGTAGTTAATACCTGAAGATTGTAAAACAATAAAATTGCATATAAAGTTCTTTTCTCCGAAAATTTCATCACATATCTTTTTAAGGTTTGACACTTCATTCTCATCAATGCTTATAAATATAACCCCATCTTCCCGCAGCAGGTTCCTTGCCAGTTTCAGCCGGGGATACATCATGCTCAGCCAGTCGCTGTGGAAGCGCCCGTTGGACTCGGTGTTCTGGAAGAGGCGGTTGCCGTCTTCATCGACCTGCCCCGATTCAGCCAGGTATTCTTCCCTGCTCTGCTTGAAGTTGTCCCTGTAAATAAAGTCCTTGCCGGTGTTGTAAGGGGGATCTATGTAGATGCACTTAACCTTGTTAAGGTAAGATTCCTGCAGGATTTTAAGGACATCCAGGTTGTCCCCTTCGATGTAAAGATTGCCGGTATTCTCCCAGTCTGTGCTTTCTTCTATGATAGGGCGCAGGGTTTTGTTAATAGGTAAATTGGCAAGAAGGATGGCTTTCTTTTTACCGGGCCAGGTGAGCTGGTAGCGTTCCCTGTCCCCTTCCACTATGCGGTCTGACAGCTCCTGTTTCAACAGCTCAAAGTCAACGGTTTTAATCGGGTTTCCCTTTTCGTCCCTTGTCTCGGTAATGACGCCGGGGAACAGCTTCTCCAGCTTTTCTATATTTTCCCGGACCAAGTCTTTGGTCGTCATTTTCAGCTTCTTCACATTCAAAACCCCCCCTGCTGCAGCCTTTTCCCCAATTTATTCCTTTTCTCCCGCTGTTCCGATTATACCCTGCCTTAAAGTCAAACTTGGGTTGAAATCAGTCAGACACTATTTTTATATGGTTCTTTACTATTTTGAGTAGATAACATCATTAAATAATAACTACTTTCAATATAAAGCAGGCAAACCATAATCAAGGTCAATGGCAATTATGTAAGATATTGTAATGAAATTTTCCTTTGGCCCTTGCTTTGGCAGCCTGGATTAAACTGTTCAATCCTTCTAATAGGCCGTTGGTAATCCGAGAAGAAAAGAGGTTTCGTCGATTCCTATTTTCCGAACACTGGAGTAATCTGCCTTTGTTCTTGCTTCCTTGACATAGTGCTTGAGAATCCGCCAGAGCCTCGTGTCGTGTTCACCGACCTGTTTAGCAACGGCATTAACCGGCATCTCCTTGACCAAAAGCATAACATGTGCTTCAAAAAGAATAAATCTTTAGGATTATTTTTCACTGTTATTTCTCTTTTTCCTGCTGGGGATAAACTATCTAGATATTTCTATATTTACCACTTTGGCTTTTATTGTTATGGGTATTATTAATACAGAAAACATAGTTTACCCACCTAAAATAGCGAAGAACCAGATTGATTCTATAATGCTCCGTAATGCTCCGTAAATTTCCTTCAAAGAGTAGTTCTACCCCCCCATGCTGAAACACGGACTTTTTGTTATTGAAAATGCTGTAAAATGTACCGCTGGAACATTGGTTCCACGAAAACATAGCTCCCCCGGGCTGTTTTTTTAATAACGGCCCTGTTAATCAGGTGGTCAATGGCTCGTTTGACTTTATTGGGATGAATACCCTCCTGGTAGACATTTTTACCCAGCGCAAGCTGGTGCAGGACCCTCCGCACCTGGGAACGGGCAC is a genomic window of Koleobacter methoxysyntrophicus containing:
- a CDS encoding site-specific DNA-methyltransferase, whose translation is MKKLKMTTKDLVRENIEKLEKLFPGVITETRDEKGNPIKTVDFELLKQELSDRIVEGDRERYQLTWPGKKKAILLANLPINKTLRPIIEESTDWENTGNLYIEGDNLDVLKILQESYLNKVKCIYIDPPYNTGKDFIYRDNFKQSREEYLAESGQVDEDGNRLFQNTESNGRFHSDWLSMMYPRLKLARNLLREDGVIFISIDENEVSNLKKICDEIFGEKNFICNFIVLQSSGINYGRVRILNEFLLCYAKNKDSIENFEIILKEPNVINSRITKVEHREFVLTFPKGLRYEGEDIELSGTIGGVSEPIEIISDKMVFKDGKLANDVKLKAMWSSPNIIIELLKGNKVFDKKGQEYVEIFFNSKGIPQYKKINRIKTVTNIITKIGDAKTGTNELRKLFDTNEDIIQHPKPVALIKYILELLNDKNGIILDFFSGSATTAHAVMQLNAEDGGSRKYIMVQLPEPCPEDSAAYKAGFKNISEIGKERIRRAAKRIKEETGADIDYGFRVFKVDSSNMKDVYYRPEELSQQQLETMVSNIKEDRKGEDLLIQVMLECGLELSLPMEKRNILGREVHFVAGNSLVACFDEGVSGELVREIAEEKPLRVVFQDGSFADDAARISAEELFKMLSPSTEIRVI